The Streptomyces collinus DNA segment GGAGTGCGGAACGTGCCGGTGCGGTTCGAGGACCGGCCGGGCCGCCCGGGTCGGGACGAGGCGGAACTGCCGATGCTGACGCCGCTGGGCTGGTCGGTGGTGCGGGGGCGGCTGACCGATCCGGGGCAGTACGCCTGGGAGGCCGTGCAGGCGCTGCAGGGCCGGATGGACTGCGGGGCGATGGACGCGCGGGTGCACACGGAGGACGACGCGGTGACCCACTATCTGGCGCCCAGCCCCATGGAGAAGACGTTCGACGAGCACGATGCCGCCGGTGACGAGGCCCAGCGGGCGGAGTTGCGGCGGCGGCTGGCGGCGCGAGCCCGGCTGACGGCGATGGACGAGGACGAGCGGCGGGCGTGGCTGTCGGCGTACTTCGCAACGGCGGGCGACTGCGACGCGAGGGGGGTGCCGGCGCTGTGAGCAGTTTCGGAGGCTTCCTCTACGCCCGCTCCCGCACCGTTCCCCGCACCCTCGCCGCGCTCGCCGGGACCGTCGGGTTCGCGGTGTGGGCGGCGGAGCGGATGGACACCTACCTCGACACCGACCAGCGGGTGCCGATCGTGGCCCTGTCCCCGCTGCTGGCCGCCGCGGTGATCGGAGTGAGCCTGCATACCCCCTCCGACGAGCTGGACCGGACGGCCGTACGTCCCTGGTGGCCGCGGCGGCTGACCCAGCTGCTGGCCCTCACCGCGCTCGCGGCGGCACTGCTGCCGCTCGCCGTGCTCGGGGACGCGACCGCCTTCGGCCCCCCGGCCATGATCCGCAACACCCTGGGCTGCGTCGGCGTCACGGCCGCCGCGTCCGTCGTGCTGGGCGCCCGCCTGAGCTGGCTGCCGCCGTTCTGCTTCGTCGGCTCGGTGGTTCTGGCCTCGAGCGGGGTGCGCGGCCCCGCGGTCACGGTGTGGGCGTGGCCGATGCAGCCGGGCCCCCAGCCGGGAGCCTGGCTCGCGGCCGGCGCGGCCTTCGTGGTCGGCACCGCCTTCTACGCCGTGCGCGGGGCGCGGCCGGAGGGGCCCCGGACCTGACCGTCCGGCCGCACCCCGGGCATGCGAAGGCCCGGATCGTCAGGCGGAAATGCCGTCGATCCGGGCCATGGCGTCCTCCGCGCCGTACGGCTGCAAGTAGGGCAGCCAGCGCGGATCCCTATGGCCGGTCCCGATGATGCGCCACGCCAGGCCGGAGGGCGGGGCAGGTTTGTGGCGCAGCCGCCAGCCGATCTCGAAGAGGTGCCGGTCGGCCTTCACGTGGTTGCAGCGGCGGCAGGACGCCACCACGTTGTCCCAGACGTGCTTGCCCCCGCGGCTGCGCGGGATGACGTGGTCGACGCTGGTTGCGACGCCACCGCAGTACATGCACCGGCCCCCGTCGCGGGCGAACAGCGCCCGGCGGGTCAGAGGAACGGGCCCCCGATAGGGAACCCGGACGAATCGCTTGAGCCGGACCACGCTGGGTGCGGGGACTGTGACGGTCGCGCTGTGCAGATAGGCGCCGGACTCCTCGAGGCATACGGCCTTGTTCTCGAGGACGAGGACGAGCGCGCGGCGGAGCGGTACGACACCTAGCGGCTCGTACGACGCGTTGAGGACCAGGACATGCGGCACGGATGCCTCCTTGGACGCCGGCGGCGCGTGGCTCGCGCCGGGACGATTCGTAGTCAGTCTCCCCTCATGCCTGGTGGAAGCGCCACCATGTCCCCGTAACGGGCTGGGAGTGTTTTCGACCACATCTGATTCATCCCCCGGACCATGGCCTGTTCAAGCCCAGGTGAGCACGGTCTCTCCTTCACACATCCTGCCGAAGCACACACAATGCCCCGTTAGTGTGGTGGTTCTGCCCGTTCGGTGACCCAGCCGTGACCTTGACCCCCGTGAACCGCCGCACCGGGGCAGACCGCTGCACCTGGAGGTACCTGCCGTGTCCCTGTCCGCCGTCCTGCTCGCCGCCGGCCCGTCGCCGTCGCCGACCCCCTCGGACTCGGAGACTCCGAGAGTGCCCTCGCTCCAGGACGCCCAGGAGAGCGCGACGAACGCCGCCGGCTGGGTCGAGCAGAACTGGTCGACGTGGCTCGCGATCGGTCTCAGGGTCCTGCTCATCGTGGTGATTGCCGCGGTGCTGCGGATTTTCGTGCGCCGGGCGATCACCAAGCTGATCGACCGCATGAACCGGACCGTGCAGTCCGTGGACGGCAGCGCGCTCGGCGGGCTGCTGGTCAACGTCGAACGCCGCCGGCAGCGCTCGCAGGCCATCGGCTCGGTGCTGCGTTCGGTGGCGTCGTTCCTGATCATCGGCACCGCCGCGCTGATGATCCTGGGCACCTTCCAGATCAACCTCGCCCCGCTGCTGGCCTCGGCCGGTGTCGCCGGTGTGGCGATCGGCTTCGGCGCCCGCAACCTCGTCACGGACTTCCTGTCCGGCGTCTTCATGATCCTGGAGGACCAGTACGGCGTCGGCGACACGATCGACGCGGGCGTCGCCTCCGGCGAGGTGATCGAGGTGGGCCTGCGCGTGACCAAGCTGCGCGGCGACGGCGGCGAGATCTGGTACGTCCGCAACGGCGAGGTCAAGCGCATCGGCAACCTCTCGCAGGGCTGGGCGACGGCCAACGTCGACGTCACCGTCCACGCCGGCGAGGACCTGGACCGGGTGAAGGCCACCCTGGACGAGGTCGCCGAGAAGATGGGGGCCGAGGAGCCCTGGAACGAGCTGCTGTGGGGCCCGATCGAGGTCCTCGGCCTGGACAGCGTGCTGCTGGACTCCATGGTCGTGCGCGTCACGGCCAAGACGATGCCCGGCAAGTCCCTGACCGTGGAGCGCGAGCTGCGCTGGCGCATCAAGCGGGCCTTCGACGCGGCGGGCATCCGGATCGTCGGCGGCGCCACGGCCCCGGTGGAGGAGCAGCCCGTCGACCCGACGGCGGGGATGGCCGCCCCGTCGGTGTACGCGAACGCGACGTCCCCGCAGTCGGCGGCGGCGTCCCCGCTCGCACCGCCCGCGCCGACGAGCACCACGAAGTAGCAGCACAGCGAAGTAGACGAGCACCACGAAGTAGCAGCACAGCGAAGTAGCAGCACCCCCTTACCCAGAGGGCGGCATCCGGTTCTGCCGGATGCCGCCCTCTCGCATGTCCGGATGGAGACGGGGCGTCCGCTATTGACGGCCACCCGGCGCCGGGCTTACCTTCCTCCCCACCGATAGGAAACTTTCCTAACAGTGATCGGGGAGCGGCGGTCCGATGGACTTCCCCGCCTGATCACTGAGAAGCTGAGCAGCCGAAGGGCAGGTGTGGACACGCATGGCAGGAACCGCCGGCACGCCGGGCACCCCGCGCGTCCTGCGCGCCATGAACGACCGGGCCGCCCTGGACCTGCTGCTGGAGCACGGACCGCTGTCCCGCACCCGGATCGGCAAGCTCACCGGCCTGTCCAAGCCGACCGCCTCCCAGCTCCTGTCCCGACTGGAGGCGGCGGGTCTCGTCCTGGCCACCGGCACCACCGAAGGCCGGCCGGGCCCGAGCGCCCAGCTCTACGAGGTCAATCCGGCAGCCGGCCACGCCGCCGGACTCGACGTCACCCCCCAGCGGATCCTCGCCGCGGTCGCCGACATCACCGGCCGCACGGTCGGCCGCTTCGAACTGCCCACCCCCGGCAGGCGCACCGGCACCCCGGTCGTCCAGCAGGTCACCGACGCCCTGGACGGCGCGGTGAAGGCGGCCGGTCTCGCCCGGGACGACGTCCACCGCCTCGTCATCGGCACCCCCGGCGCCTTCGACCCCACCACCGGCCGGCTGCGCTACGCCTCCCATCTCCCCGGCTGGCACTCCCCCACCCTGCTGGAGGAGCTGGCCGCCGCCCTGCCGATGCCGTTCGAGTACGAGAACGACGTCAACCTGGTCGCGCTCGCCGAACAGCGCCTCGGGGCGGCCCGGGGTCACGCGGACTTCGTGCTGCTGTGGAACCAGGAGGGCCTGGGCGCCGCCCTGGTGCTGGGCGGCCGGCTGCACCGCGGCTGGACCGGCGGCGCCGGCGAGGTCGGCTTCCTGCCGGTGCCGGGCACGCCCCTGGTCCGCCAGGTCACCAAGGCCAACAGCGGCGGCTACCAGGAGCTGGCCGGCTCCCAGGCCGTCCCGCGCCTGGCCCGCGAACTCGGCATCGAGGACGTCCCGCAGGGCCCGTACGCCGAGGCCGCCGCCGAACTGGTGGCCAGGGCGGCACAGGCCGGCGACGACGCCCACCGGCACCTCCTGCAGACCTACGCGACCCGGCTGGCCACCGGTCTGGCCTCCCTGGTCTCGGTCCTCGACCCCGAGCTCGTCGTGCTGAGCGGCACGTCCCTCACCTCCGGCGGCGAGCCGCTGCGCGCCCTCGTCCAGACCGAACTGGAAGAGCTGGCCGCGTCCCGCCCGCGCCTGGTCGTGGGCGACGTCCGTGAACACCCCGTGCTGCGCGGCGCGCTGGAGAGCGCGCTCGCGACGACACGCGACGAGGTCTTCGACACCTCCCGCTGACCCCACCCCCCTCCCGCGATTCCCTTCCTCTTCCCCCGTGCCTCAGGGAGCCCTGCCATGCCCGGAATATCGAGAAAAACCACCATCGCCCTCGCCGCCTCCGCCTCCATCGCGCTCCTCGCCACGGCCTGCACCGGCCGGCCGGACTCCGGCGCGAGCGACGACGCCTCCAAGGAGACGACCGTCACCTTCTGGCACGCCTGGAGCGCGCCGTCGGAGGTGAAGGCCGTCAAGGACCTGGTCGCCGGATTCGAGAAGGCGCACCCCAACATCCACGTCCATGTCGTCGGCAACATGACGGACGACAAGATGAACCAGGCCCTGCGCACCGGCGGCGCCAAGGCCCCGGACGTGATCTCGTCGTTCACCACGAACAGCGTCGGGAAGTTCTGCTCCTCGGGCGCCCTGGTGGATCTCGACCCCTTCTTCGAGAAGTCGGGCATCGACCCGCGGAAGACCTTCCCGAAGGCCATGAACGAGTACACCCGGTTCGAGGGCAACCGCTGCGCGGTCCCCCTCCTCGGCGACGCCTACGGCCTCTACTACAACAAGACGGCGTTCAAGAAGGCGGGCATCACCGCCCCGCCGAAGACCTGGTCGGAATTCGAGCGGGACGCCGAGAAGCTGACGATCCCCCAGGGCGACACGTACAAGCAGCTCGGGTTCATGCCGAACTACCACGGCTGGGAGACCACCACCGAGCACTACCTCGGCCAGTTCTCCCCCACGTACTTCGACAAGGACGGCAAGTCGAACGTCGCGAAGGACCCGGCCTTCGAGGCCGCGTTCAAGCTGCAGAAGAAGCTGGTCGACGCACTCGGCGGCTACCGCAAGCTGGAGACCTACCGCTCCGGGCTCGGCGACGAATGGGGCCCCAAGCACCCCTTCCACACCGGCCAGGTCGCCATGCAGCTCGACGGCGAGTGGCGCCTGGGCATGGCCCTGGACGCCAAGCCGAAGTTCGACATCGGCGTGGCCCCGCTGCCCGTCCCGGACGACCAGGCCGACCAGTACGGCAAGGGCTACATCACCGGCACCATCGCCGGTATCGCCGCGACCAGCAAGAAGCAGAACGCGGCCTGGGAGCTGGTGAAGTACATGACCACGAACACGGACGCGGTGGTGAACTTCTCCAACGCCATCCACAACGTGCCCTCGACGCTGGCGGCCCTGAAGTCCCCGAAGCTGACGTACGACCCGCGCTTCAAGACGTTCCTGGAGATCGCCGCGAACCCGGACTCCACCACCGCTCCCGCCTCCGTCAACGGCGGCGTCTACCTCACCACGATCCAGCAGTTCGGCTACGACTACGAAAGCGGCAAGGCGACCGATCTCAAGGCCGGCCTGAAGAAGACGGCGGCACAGATCGACACGGACATCGCGCAGGCGAAGTAGGCGACGAGCCGATGAGCACCTACACGCTGCGGGCGAAACACCGCCGCTCGACCCTGCGCACCCTCGCCTTCCTCTCCCCCTGGCTGATCGGCTTCACGGTCTTCTTCGCCTACCCCCTCGTCTCCACCGTCTACTTCTCCTTCATGCGGTACGACGGCTTCAGGCCGCCGGTGTGGACCGGCACGAAGAACTGGACGTACGTCTTCGAGCACTACCCCCTGTTCTGGCCCGCCCT contains these protein-coding regions:
- a CDS encoding ROK family transcriptional regulator, coding for MAGTAGTPGTPRVLRAMNDRAALDLLLEHGPLSRTRIGKLTGLSKPTASQLLSRLEAAGLVLATGTTEGRPGPSAQLYEVNPAAGHAAGLDVTPQRILAAVADITGRTVGRFELPTPGRRTGTPVVQQVTDALDGAVKAAGLARDDVHRLVIGTPGAFDPTTGRLRYASHLPGWHSPTLLEELAAALPMPFEYENDVNLVALAEQRLGAARGHADFVLLWNQEGLGAALVLGGRLHRGWTGGAGEVGFLPVPGTPLVRQVTKANSGGYQELAGSQAVPRLARELGIEDVPQGPYAEAAAELVARAAQAGDDAHRHLLQTYATRLATGLASLVSVLDPELVVLSGTSLTSGGEPLRALVQTELEELAASRPRLVVGDVREHPVLRGALESALATTRDEVFDTSR
- a CDS encoding HNH endonuclease, translating into MPHVLVLNASYEPLGVVPLRRALVLVLENKAVCLEESGAYLHSATVTVPAPSVVRLKRFVRVPYRGPVPLTRRALFARDGGRCMYCGGVATSVDHVIPRSRGGKHVWDNVVASCRRCNHVKADRHLFEIGWRLRHKPAPPSGLAWRIIGTGHRDPRWLPYLQPYGAEDAMARIDGISA
- a CDS encoding ABC transporter substrate-binding protein; translation: MPGISRKTTIALAASASIALLATACTGRPDSGASDDASKETTVTFWHAWSAPSEVKAVKDLVAGFEKAHPNIHVHVVGNMTDDKMNQALRTGGAKAPDVISSFTTNSVGKFCSSGALVDLDPFFEKSGIDPRKTFPKAMNEYTRFEGNRCAVPLLGDAYGLYYNKTAFKKAGITAPPKTWSEFERDAEKLTIPQGDTYKQLGFMPNYHGWETTTEHYLGQFSPTYFDKDGKSNVAKDPAFEAAFKLQKKLVDALGGYRKLETYRSGLGDEWGPKHPFHTGQVAMQLDGEWRLGMALDAKPKFDIGVAPLPVPDDQADQYGKGYITGTIAGIAATSKKQNAAWELVKYMTTNTDAVVNFSNAIHNVPSTLAALKSPKLTYDPRFKTFLEIAANPDSTTAPASVNGGVYLTTIQQFGYDYESGKATDLKAGLKKTAAQIDTDIAQAK
- a CDS encoding mechanosensitive ion channel family protein, whose amino-acid sequence is MSLSAVLLAAGPSPSPTPSDSETPRVPSLQDAQESATNAAGWVEQNWSTWLAIGLRVLLIVVIAAVLRIFVRRAITKLIDRMNRTVQSVDGSALGGLLVNVERRRQRSQAIGSVLRSVASFLIIGTAALMILGTFQINLAPLLASAGVAGVAIGFGARNLVTDFLSGVFMILEDQYGVGDTIDAGVASGEVIEVGLRVTKLRGDGGEIWYVRNGEVKRIGNLSQGWATANVDVTVHAGEDLDRVKATLDEVAEKMGAEEPWNELLWGPIEVLGLDSVLLDSMVVRVTAKTMPGKSLTVERELRWRIKRAFDAAGIRIVGGATAPVEEQPVDPTAGMAAPSVYANATSPQSAAASPLAPPAPTSTTK